AAATCGAACGTACTTGACATTCCTCAGGAAGAAGTAGAAAAAGTTCTCGAAAGTGCTAAAGAAGCACTCGCATGCAAGGGAGGTACATCCTGAATGAACAAGGACCTACAGCAACGCCGCCAGTCTGTGGTTCAGACCCATATGCAGTTCTATAAGTTAATCCTCGCTCTCGGGGAAAAATTCGGACTCGATCAGGTGCTTGAAATCGTGGCTAAATGGCGATTTGAAGAAGGTAAACAGGTTGGAGCAAAGCTTAAAGAAGAAATTGGGGTTACCGGTGATTCCGCAGAAGACTTTCTCAAGATCTGGCAGGAGCACGGGAAAAGGGTGGGAATTAAGGCTGAAGTCTTTAAAGACGAGGAGGGAAACATTATTTTCCGCCACAGCGGCTTCTGCCCCTGCCTTACCGCGATCGGCAAAGCTGGGGCTCCCTGGGAGAAAATCTGCCCCACCTGGGGCTGGCCCTACATCGAAGGCATGCTTCATGCCGTTAACCCAGACCTCAAGCTCGTCCCCCCTTCAGAACTCAAATGGCGCACCAAAGGGGACAGGTCCTGCGACCACAAGCTGGTGCTGTGTGATTAATACCAAAAACCCAAAACCCAAATTTTAAACTAGCCTGGAGCCACCCCTGAAAATATGCCGGCAGTGCTGCTCCAGGTTAATTTATCCGAATGTGGAAAGATTTTTATGATGCATATTGTATCGCGGGATAGTATATGATAATATGGATATATAAGAAAGGAGGGAAGGAAGTGGACGAGAAGGTACTGGAGTTTATGGGCGAACTTTTCAAGGCACTGGCGCACCCCCTGCGGCTTAAGATTCTCCAGTCTCTGCGGGCAGGGGAGCGGTGCGTTTGCGAGGTCATCCCGGCGGTAGGCGCGGAGCAATCGGTGGTCTCGAAGCACCTCGCGCTTTTACGCCAGGTGGGAGTGGTTGAGTGCCGGAAAGAAGGGCTCCGGGTTATTTACTGGGTTCGCGATCCGGTCGTGTTTAAAATCTTCGATTTGGCGCAGGATTTTATCTTGCACCGGTTAACGGAGATGGGAGCT
The sequence above is a segment of the Bacillota bacterium genome. Coding sequences within it:
- a CDS encoding metalloregulator ArsR/SmtB family transcription factor, with product MDEKVLEFMGELFKALAHPLRLKILQSLRAGERCVCEVIPAVGAEQSVVSKHLALLRQVGVVECRKEGLRVIYWVRDPVVFKIFDLAQDFILHRLTEMGALADDAYINCGC